One window from the genome of Asterias rubens chromosome 11, eAstRub1.3, whole genome shotgun sequence encodes:
- the LOC117296744 gene encoding adenosine receptor A2a-like yields MNSEDELIEKEGGGGWSAEGAFEDQVWLRAVYGIIAVLGITGNFLVMFTVARVPSLQNLTNMFIVSLAVCDFIVSVFLIPLHLGFVIPVPKGFGGELLCRLLLSKFPLWASFVSSVLSLTCVTLERYFSIVHPLRYKIMSNLHKSAMAMRQSLSDGRENQLSRDLLRARKKVIKMLLIVVVTFAICWAPNQFMFFAFMCGWNLDFSAWYYHASVLIAFCNSCVNPFIYGFQSKQHRQALKQALGIAACCQNTVGNTASTSAYAGSGTAPGTISANLNVAY; encoded by the exons ATGAATAGCGAAGATGAGCTGATTGAGAAGGAAGGAGGAGGAGGATGGTCAGCCGAGGGAGCCTTCGAGGACCAGGTATGGTTACGGGCCGTCTATGGTATCATAGCTGTACTTGGGATTACCGGTAACTTCTTGGTCATGTTTACTGTAGCAAGGGTACCATCGCTACAAAATCTGACCAACATGTTCATCGTGAGTTTGGCCGTCTGTGATTTCATCGTATCCGTTTTCCTCATACCGCTACATCTCG GTTTTGTGATTCCCGTACCCAAGGGCTTTGGTGGTGAGCTTCTGTGCCGTCTTCTTCTCTCCAAGTTCCCTCTGTGGGCAAGCTTCGTCTCCTCTGTGCTGTCATTGACTTGCGTTACCTTAGAGAGGTACTTCAGTATTGTGCATCCTTTAAGATATAAA ATTATGAGTAATTTGCATAAGAGTGCCATGGCTATGCGCCAATCACTGAGCGATGGCAGAGAGAACCAGCTATCCAGAGATCTTCTTCGTGCTCGTAAGAAAGTCATCAAGATGCTACTGATCGTAGTGGTGACGTTTGCGATTTGTTGGGCACCAAATCAGTTCATGTTCTTCGCCTTCATGTGCGGTTGGAACCTGGACTTCTCCGCTTGGTATTACCACGCAAGTGTACTGATAGCATTCTGTAATTCCTGCGTAAACCCGTTCATTTATGGGTTTCAAAGTAAGCAGCATCGTCAAGCTTTGAAACAGGCTCTTGGAATTGCTGCATGTTGCCAAAACACGGTAGGAAATACTGCCTCTACAAGCGCCTATGCTGGTAGTGGCACGGCACCCGGCACAATATCGGCAAACTTAAATGTTGCTTATTAA
- the LOC117297040 gene encoding uncharacterized protein LOC117297040: MQVKRCNQRGRKCSGNSPSHNLIFRNIECCNFVSELKSSKLKTLAVDSRFVLTCGDSDNQDDVHILQSVYKVRLLIPIRSTMAEGLSHNSTLQRFGEEHLMCSICHELFKEPKTLKCFHTFCEKCLLTYQQSPRRKGTCPICRKITVPVRGYISSLTTDFKITSMVETIKKEDQRAKKQESPTCKTHTGRKCWVYCEACNEFICLTCVTGCHNGHAVEEMSETVTDEKRQFVADHISKIEKLLVNFNQALDTVPRIEQTLQVAFATRRKDVEDKAIEEIARVNSDKQLKLSELDTIEKEKKFRLSQYADNLEDKKRSLQNLMTYSKRALQVHNNCDFIKSYSPLTRDFHTLNEYKTHQFETNLASFQSTNTLGVSFGKLKQTPLYLDNIEKLELLPHQSQSPCNKWKKIPSGVLCGGRGVAALHNGFVVADPRGQVIVTKSSSNTVWMNCKPNYPRDVSAVGSYVIAVDETKFVKVYSRNKTSISRKFVTVHASDVKKTQVDLRCVAVKEDGVIVVGDAKSKVLSELSLIDGSIKRVVPVQTPPEFLAVNKHSQMLVISGEYSGTAEVLDSDGKRQLTITPYVKNAKVRCCTGVCWSKSGIYLAMHNKVEGSGHVHHYDDEGIFIECVIQGLILPQGISLTEDETRLIIADDRSVQMFCRI, from the exons ATGCAGGTCAAACGGTGCAATCAAAGAGGAAGGAAATGCAGTGGAAATTCCCCCAGCCATAATTTAATTTTTCGCAATATCGAGTGCTGTAATTTTGTCTCCGAGCTGAAAAGCTCTAAATTGAAAACCTTAGCTGTTGACTCTCGTTTCGTTTTAACATGTGGCGACTCTGACAACCAAGATGACGTACACATTCTACAGTCAGTGTATAAG GTTCGGTTGCTGATCCCCATAAGATCTACGATGGCAGAGGGACTATCCCATAACTCAACCTTACAAAGGTTTGGTGAGGAACATTTAATGTGCTCAATCTGCCATGAACTATTCAAGGAACCAAAGACGTTAAAATGCTTTCATACGTTTTGTGAAAAATGTCTCTTGACTTATCAACAATCACCCCGTAGGAAGGGAACATGTCCAATATGTCGAAAGATCACTGTTCCAGTACGAGGGTATATATCAAGCCTCACAACAGACTTCAAAATAACTAGTATGGTTGAAACAATAAAGAAGGAAGACCAACGAGCCAAGAAACAAGAATCACCAACTTGCAAAACTCATACAGGGAGAAAATGTTGGGTGTATTGTGAGGCTTGCAATGAATTCATCTGTTTAACCTGTGTGACGGGATGCCATAATGGCCACGCGGTTGAAGAAATGAGCGAAACAGTCACAGACGagaaaagacaatttgttgccgaccatatttcaaaaattgaaaaacttctTGTAAATTTCAACCAGGCTTTAGATACTGTTCCAAGAATCGAACAAACATTGCAGGTAGCATTTGCGACCAGGAGAAAGGACGTAGAAGATAAAGCGATTGAAGAAATAGCTAGAGTAAACTCAGACAAACAACTCAAACTTAGTGAACTAGATACAattgaaaaagagaaaaagtttAGACTCTCTCAATATGCAGACAACCTGGAAGATAAGAAGCGAAGTTTACAGAATTTGATGACGTACTCAAAACGTGCACTCCAAGTACACAATAATTGTGACTTCATTAAAAGCTACAGTCCACTGACGAGGGATTTTCATACTCTAAATGAATATAAAACTCATCAGTTTGAAACAAATCTGGCAAGCTTTCAATCAACCAATACTCTGGGTGTTTCTTTTGGGAAACTAAAACAAACACCCCTATACCTGGATAACATTGAGAAATTAGAACTCCTCCCACATCAGTCACAAAGCCCGTGCAACAAGTGGAAGAAAATACCGTCAGGAGTTTTATGCGGTGGTAGAGGTGTTGCAGCACTACATAACGGCTTTGTCGTAGCAGACCCAAGGGGTCAAGTCATTGTCACCAAGTCATCGTCGAATACTGTGTGGATGAATTGCAAACCAAATT ACCCTCGAGATGTATCAGCTGTTGGCAGCTATGTAATCGCTGTAGACGAAACCAAGTTTGTTAAAGTATACAGCAGGAATAAGACATCGATCTCTCGAAAGTTTGTAACGGTCCATGCGTCTGACGTTAAGAAGACTCAAGTAGATCTTCGATGTGTAGCTGTAAAGGAAGATGGCGTTATCGTTGTGGGTGATGCAAAGAGTAAAGTTCTAAGCGAGCTGTCTCTCATCGATGGTAGCATAAAACGTGTAGTTCCCGTACAAACACCACCGGAGTTTCTAGCTGTTAACAAGCACTCACAAATGTTGGTTATATCTGGCGAATATAGTGGCACTGCTGAAGTGCTTGATTCTGATGGTAAAAGACAGTTAACCATCACTCCTTATGTCAAAAACGCTAAGGTGCGTTGCTGTACTGGTGTATGCTGGAGTAAATCAGGTATTTACCTTGCCATGCACAATAAGGTAGAAGGGTCGGGTCATGTACACCATTACGATGATGAAGGCATATTCATTGAGTGTGTGATTCAAGGCTTAATACTTCCACAAGGTATCAGTCTAACAGAGGATGAAACTCGGTTAATTATTGCGGACGATCGCTCGGTTCAAATGTTCTGTCGCATTTAG